One segment of Vagococcus martis DNA contains the following:
- a CDS encoding DUF4097 family beta strand repeat-containing protein, protein MEKIENFFDEMKNLFLEKDMDEFEELKEDMLEHIQVKLEQGEPVEVILTKLGTPKTIVDAFYEDKRLNKAMQYETDIIGIEEVQAVALQGKKDKLYKQVSRLKRVGFVALKVIFVLLIVFSFVCFIWNLIKYDHFSILIALIFGNSLFGLGLLRDINHKSTKRMSFFTLIFVIISFFIIYSIHYKLFFYKGEVVDESIQLNQNSLESLTLTGDFPINLTIEQTSSTYPSIKLKGRMTKDSKEDLKELIDNKEMMIDLGQKTPMSLFTAMGELDVSLSIPKSTEKNLVLDFEDADIQARDIFARHFDIAVKTGDIVLEDIDSQHLRVVSEKADLLVNNFDTPIEVNNEKGKSIIKNGVGNMTVKTQTGFTNLLNINGDKANVVNNSGKLIMTDTSLDEVDITSDNNTLVVENQIGHTRLNIKNGKIILRENEGTLDVVNGQGPVIITQHMPIKGSIKSESGLVKWVQYADEDNKAPGFLVKSGNKNVRNDFKNSADIDKGKPFEIETDTGEIDIIKK, encoded by the coding sequence ATGGAGAAGATTGAAAATTTTTTTGATGAGATGAAAAACCTTTTTCTTGAGAAAGACATGGATGAATTTGAAGAACTAAAAGAAGATATGTTAGAACATATACAGGTTAAGCTAGAACAAGGCGAACCAGTCGAGGTTATTTTGACAAAACTTGGAACGCCTAAAACAATTGTTGACGCGTTTTATGAAGATAAACGATTAAATAAAGCAATGCAATATGAAACAGACATTATTGGGATTGAAGAAGTACAAGCCGTTGCATTACAAGGGAAAAAAGATAAACTATATAAACAGGTATCCCGATTGAAACGTGTGGGTTTCGTTGCATTAAAAGTGATATTTGTATTATTAATTGTCTTTAGTTTCGTGTGTTTCATTTGGAATTTAATAAAGTATGATCATTTTAGCATCCTCATTGCTCTTATATTTGGTAATTCTCTTTTTGGTTTAGGTTTGTTAAGAGATATAAACCATAAATCAACGAAACGCATGTCTTTTTTTACTCTTATTTTCGTAATTATATCGTTTTTTATAATATATAGCATCCACTATAAATTATTCTTTTATAAGGGAGAAGTGGTTGATGAAAGTATTCAACTAAATCAAAACTCATTAGAATCGCTGACATTAACAGGTGATTTTCCGATTAATTTAACGATTGAGCAAACAAGCAGTACATATCCTAGTATAAAGCTAAAAGGGAGAATGACCAAAGATAGTAAAGAAGACTTAAAAGAATTGATAGACAATAAAGAGATGATGATTGATTTAGGACAAAAAACACCGATGTCTTTATTTACTGCAATGGGTGAATTAGATGTATCGTTAAGTATTCCAAAATCAACGGAAAAAAATCTAGTGCTGGATTTTGAGGATGCGGATATTCAGGCTAGAGATATTTTTGCTAGACATTTTGATATAGCGGTTAAAACAGGTGATATTGTGTTAGAAGATATTGATAGTCAACATCTCAGAGTGGTAAGTGAAAAAGCGGATTTATTAGTTAATAATTTTGATACACCAATTGAAGTGAATAACGAAAAAGGAAAAAGTATTATTAAAAATGGTGTAGGTAACATGACAGTCAAAACGCAAACAGGGTTTACTAACTTACTCAACATTAATGGTGATAAAGCCAATGTCGTAAATAATAGTGGAAAACTAATTATGACAGATACCTCACTGGATGAAGTTGATATCACAAGTGATAATAATACTTTAGTGGTTGAAAATCAAATTGGCCATACACGACTGAATATTAAAAATGGAAAAATTATTTTAAGAGAAAATGAGGGGACGTTGGATGTAGTCAATGGTCAAGGGCCAGTTATTATAACCCAACATATGCCCATAAAAGGAAGCATAAAGAGTGAATCAGGATTAGTAAAATGGGTTCAATATGCGGATGAAGATAATAAAGCTCCAGGCTTTTTAGTTAAATCTGGTAATAAAAATGTTCGTAATGATTTCAAAAATAGTGCAGATATTGATAAAGGAAAGCCATTTGAAATAGAAACAGATACTGGTGAAATAGACATTATAAAAAAATAG
- a CDS encoding YusW family protein — MFKKKFTKVATLSLLTLSLGGSALVVNTQSVDAKTVVSQTAKKSVITFTKADLESATNVNLSLFNVQKIYNSLSKADAWKSLGYNDSQAAKIAQRVSLSSRQAQGILKDMVNNTNVEFKVVYMNTGWFERVNIGSEVVTVDVPETEKPETEKPETEKPETEKPETEKPETEKPEVDLPATGTLDKNIKEIEIEIDYRAKNKDIDLDVDVKKDGRVKAEFENEATKTKVKGDQAEAIAIDIFDGVDVRTMSKNDIKNHVLNKLNADKNFKKFDFKVKYFDGSKVDFKIK; from the coding sequence ATGTTTAAAAAGAAATTTACTAAGGTAGCAACATTATCATTATTAACATTATCATTAGGAGGTTCAGCGTTAGTTGTCAATACACAAAGTGTAGATGCGAAAACAGTTGTTTCTCAAACAGCTAAAAAATCAGTTATTACATTTACAAAAGCTGATTTAGAAAGTGCAACAAATGTCAATTTATCATTGTTTAATGTTCAAAAAATATACAATTCTTTATCGAAAGCAGACGCATGGAAGTCATTAGGATACAATGATTCTCAAGCAGCGAAGATAGCACAACGTGTTTCATTAAGCTCACGTCAAGCTCAAGGTATTTTAAAAGACATGGTGAATAATACAAACGTTGAATTCAAAGTTGTTTACATGAATACTGGTTGGTTTGAACGTGTAAATATTGGTTCTGAAGTGGTAACAGTGGATGTGCCAGAAACAGAAAAACCAGAAACAGAAAAACCAGAAACAGAAAAACCAGAAACAGAAAAACCAGAAACAGAAAAACCAGAAACAGAAAAACCTGAAGTTGATTTACCAGCAACTGGTACATTAGATAAAAATATTAAAGAAATTGAAATTGAAATCGACTACCGTGCAAAAAACAAAGACATTGATTTAGATGTTGACGTTAAAAAAGATGGTCGCGTAAAAGCAGAGTTTGAAAACGAAGCAACAAAAACAAAAGTAAAAGGTGATCAAGCTGAAGCGATTGCGATTGACATTTTTGATGGTGTAGATGTTCGCACTATGTCTAAAAACGATATTAAAAATCATGTATTAAACAAATTAAATGCAGATAAAAACTTCAAGAAATTTGATTTTAAAGTGAAATATTTTGACGGATCAAAAGTTGATTTTAAAATAAAATAA
- a CDS encoding ABC transporter ATP-binding protein, with protein sequence MSYVELKNVYKRYKMGDNVIVANNDINISVEKGEFVVILGPSGAGKSTVLNILGGMDSCDEGHVIIDGTNIAAFTSKELTKYRRLDVGFVFQFYNLVPNLTAKENVELASQVSPKALNVDSVLDMVQLGHRKNNFPAQLSGGEQQRVAIARALAKNPKLLLCDEPTGALDFETGKHVLAILEETCRKYGTTVIVITHNSEISKMADRVIRINDAQVRSVEKNEHPVKASELEW encoded by the coding sequence ATGAGTTATGTCGAGTTAAAAAATGTGTATAAACGCTATAAAATGGGAGATAATGTGATTGTTGCAAATAATGACATTAATATTTCAGTTGAAAAAGGTGAATTTGTCGTAATTTTAGGACCTAGTGGGGCTGGTAAATCAACCGTTTTAAATATATTAGGTGGTATGGATAGTTGTGATGAAGGGCATGTCATAATAGATGGAACAAATATTGCAGCATTTACTTCAAAAGAACTGACAAAATATCGTCGGTTAGATGTTGGTTTTGTTTTTCAGTTTTATAATTTAGTACCAAATCTGACAGCTAAGGAAAATGTTGAGTTGGCTTCACAAGTATCACCAAAGGCATTAAATGTGGATAGTGTGCTGGATATGGTTCAACTGGGGCATCGAAAAAATAATTTTCCAGCCCAACTATCTGGAGGTGAACAGCAACGTGTGGCGATTGCTAGGGCGTTAGCTAAAAATCCAAAATTATTATTATGTGACGAGCCAACAGGGGCACTTGACTTTGAGACAGGGAAACATGTTTTAGCAATTTTAGAAGAAACATGTCGAAAATATGGAACAACAGTGATTGTGATTACCCATAATTCTGAAATTTCAAAAATGGCTGACAGAGTGATTCGTATCAATGATGCACAAGTGAGAAGTGTGGAGAAAAATGAACATCCAGTAAAAGCTAGTGAATTAGAATGGTAG
- a CDS encoding M24 family metallopeptidase, with translation MNNERMNRVLKEMAQQHLPQLVVSDQASISYLTGQSIDPGERLVALIIRENGHHVAVINRLFPVSESDIGMPIIAVDDTDEGMGVLKLAKELDKSQPIAVEKNWAAHFLLDIMKEIDVSISQYTLSSNVIDKVRAIKTEDEIEKMLEASHDNDLAVHQLIGLIPEELTELEMTKRLEKIYHDLGNDGFSFEPIVAYGANGADPHHMNDDSVVKAGDSIILDIGGIKNGYCSDMTRTVFYKEVSEKSRDVYETVLEANKRAIATVKPGARLCDIDAAARDYIESKGYGEYFTHRTGHFIGTEVHEAGDVSASNTNKVSEGMIFSIEPGIYIPGEVGVRIEDLVVVTKDGCKILNEYPKELIIID, from the coding sequence ATGAATAATGAACGAATGAATCGTGTGCTAAAAGAGATGGCACAACAACATTTACCCCAATTAGTGGTATCAGATCAAGCCTCTATTTCATATTTAACTGGTCAATCAATCGATCCAGGTGAGAGATTAGTTGCATTAATTATAAGAGAAAATGGTCATCATGTGGCAGTTATTAATAGGCTTTTTCCTGTTTCAGAATCTGATATAGGCATGCCGATTATTGCAGTTGATGATACAGACGAAGGAATGGGCGTATTAAAGTTAGCTAAAGAATTAGATAAATCACAACCAATTGCGGTCGAAAAAAATTGGGCTGCTCATTTTCTTTTAGATATTATGAAAGAAATAGATGTATCAATCAGTCAGTATACCTTAAGCTCTAATGTCATTGATAAAGTCAGAGCAATTAAAACAGAAGATGAGATAGAAAAAATGTTAGAAGCTTCTCATGATAATGATTTAGCTGTACATCAATTAATTGGATTAATACCAGAAGAGTTAACAGAATTAGAAATGACAAAACGTTTAGAGAAAATTTATCACGATTTAGGAAATGACGGCTTTTCTTTTGAACCAATCGTAGCATACGGAGCAAATGGTGCAGATCCACATCATATGAACGATGATTCTGTTGTTAAAGCGGGTGATAGTATTATTTTAGATATTGGTGGCATAAAAAATGGGTACTGCTCTGATATGACACGTACAGTTTTTTATAAAGAAGTATCTGAAAAAAGTCGCGATGTTTATGAGACAGTACTAGAAGCCAATAAACGTGCTATTGCAACTGTAAAACCAGGGGCACGTCTATGCGATATCGATGCGGCAGCAAGAGATTATATTGAATCTAAAGGCTACGGTGAATATTTTACGCATCGAACAGGTCATTTTATTGGGACTGAAGTTCATGAAGCAGGAGATGTATCAGCAAGTAATACAAACAAAGTATCAGAGGGTATGATTTTCTCTATTGAACCAGGTATTTATATTCCAGGTGAGGTAGGGGTGCGAATTGAAGATCTAGTTGTTGTAACCAAAGATGGATGCAAAATATTAAATGAATACCCAAAAGAATTAATTATTATTGATTAA
- the nagA gene encoding N-acetylglucosamine-6-phosphate deacetylase: MKKVIYADKFFLASGETGPGFLSIKDGVFGEISSENPDIDAELVDLSGKWVAPGLVDTHIHGYKNHDVMDNDAEGIKVMSEALLSCGVTSFLPTTLTSDHERLKNVAKTIGEVKDDVKGAKIQGIYFEGPFFTEEHKGAQNPGYFSDPSIEVFNEWQEASGGIIKKIALAPEREGVKEFVQQVTDSGVVVALGHSNATLSQAKEVVESGASVFVHTYNGMRGLNHREPGMVGAALSLEHVFSELICDGHHVHPTAAEILMDSTGRDHVALITDCMMAGGMPDGEYMLGEFNVTVKDGTARMREGNLAGSILKLKEAIKNVVDWGIATPSEAIMMATYVPAVSCKMDDVCGMIKPGRAADFIVLDKSMNLEATYLDGECRYEVQ; the protein is encoded by the coding sequence ATGAAAAAAGTGATTTACGCTGATAAATTTTTTTTAGCAAGTGGCGAAACAGGACCTGGTTTTTTAAGTATTAAAGACGGTGTTTTTGGCGAAATATCATCTGAAAATCCTGATATAGATGCAGAGTTAGTAGACCTATCAGGTAAATGGGTGGCACCAGGATTAGTTGATACGCATATTCATGGGTATAAAAATCATGATGTCATGGATAATGATGCTGAAGGAATTAAAGTGATGTCAGAAGCCTTATTATCATGTGGAGTCACATCATTTTTACCGACAACGTTAACTTCAGATCATGAACGATTAAAAAACGTTGCCAAAACAATCGGAGAAGTAAAAGATGACGTTAAAGGGGCAAAAATTCAAGGTATTTATTTTGAAGGCCCTTTCTTTACTGAGGAACATAAAGGCGCTCAAAATCCTGGTTATTTTTCAGATCCAAGCATTGAGGTATTTAATGAATGGCAAGAAGCTTCAGGTGGCATTATCAAAAAAATAGCTCTCGCTCCTGAACGTGAAGGTGTGAAAGAATTTGTCCAACAAGTAACAGATAGTGGTGTTGTTGTGGCATTAGGGCATAGTAATGCAACCTTATCTCAAGCAAAAGAAGTAGTAGAATCAGGTGCTAGCGTATTTGTTCATACATATAATGGTATGCGTGGTTTAAACCATCGTGAACCAGGTATGGTTGGAGCGGCACTTAGTTTAGAACATGTTTTTTCAGAATTAATTTGCGATGGACATCATGTTCATCCAACTGCTGCTGAAATACTAATGGATTCGACTGGTAGAGATCATGTGGCATTAATTACTGACTGCATGATGGCAGGTGGTATGCCGGATGGGGAATACATGTTAGGTGAGTTTAATGTGACGGTTAAAGATGGAACAGCTAGAATGAGAGAAGGAAACTTAGCAGGAAGCATTTTAAAATTAAAAGAAGCTATCAAAAATGTGGTTGATTGGGGAATTGCAACACCATCAGAAGCGATAATGATGGCAACTTATGTGCCAGCAGTTAGCTGTAAAATGGATGATGTTTGCGGTATGATAAAACCTGGTAGAGCTGCTGATTTTATCGTATTAGATAAATCAATGAATTTAGAAGCAACATACCTAGACGGTGAATGCCGTTATGAAGTACAATGA
- a CDS encoding PadR family transcriptional regulator: MKISNQFKKGVLELCVLYLLKNKDRYGYELTQKMNEHIAITEGALYPILRRLVKEEYCSTYLKESSSGPARKYYSLTDKGRQHLEELFSEWNLFVESVQSLCQEEDNGED, from the coding sequence ATGAAAATTTCGAATCAATTTAAAAAAGGGGTATTGGAACTGTGTGTGTTATACCTACTAAAGAATAAAGATAGATACGGGTATGAATTAACACAAAAGATGAATGAGCATATAGCTATTACAGAGGGAGCATTATATCCTATTTTAAGACGCTTAGTAAAAGAGGAATATTGTTCGACTTATTTGAAAGAGTCTAGCAGTGGTCCAGCTAGAAAGTATTATTCGCTAACAGACAAAGGAAGGCAACATTTGGAAGAATTATTTTCTGAATGGAACCTGTTTGTCGAAAGTGTACAATCATTATGTCAGGAGGAAGATAATGGAGAAGATTGA
- a CDS encoding DNA/RNA non-specific endonuclease, producing MSTKNKQKKSSPIQYIIGLAVCIILVIAGVKSPDALLDFLPFDNKESSPKTSETIKKDNPGPIEHGKSRFTANELRDSSKGWIEYGKLDKLGRPTTANALIKPNMINTGTSANQSIRPPGFISGLEPHNHSRGHLIGRQLGGTGDKLENLVTLYQNPVNTPFMTKYENMVRKAADEGETIRYRVKPVYNGNEDMPVAIDIEGKGLSKQSTIDFYVTIENKQ from the coding sequence ATGTCTACGAAAAATAAGCAAAAAAAATCATCACCAATTCAATATATTATTGGGTTAGCCGTCTGTATTATATTGGTTATAGCAGGAGTAAAATCACCTGATGCACTCCTTGATTTTTTACCATTTGATAACAAGGAATCATCACCAAAAACAAGCGAAACAATAAAGAAAGATAATCCAGGTCCAATTGAACACGGAAAATCTCGTTTCACTGCTAATGAATTGAGAGATAGTTCAAAAGGGTGGATTGAATATGGAAAATTAGATAAACTTGGTAGACCAACAACAGCGAATGCATTAATCAAACCAAACATGATTAATACTGGAACATCTGCCAACCAAAGTATTCGCCCACCTGGTTTTATTTCAGGTTTAGAACCACATAATCATTCACGCGGTCATTTAATTGGGAGACAACTAGGTGGAACGGGGGACAAATTAGAAAACTTAGTGACTCTATATCAAAATCCTGTAAACACACCTTTTATGACAAAGTACGAAAATATGGTGAGAAAAGCAGCGGATGAGGGTGAAACAATTCGCTACCGAGTTAAACCTGTATATAATGGTAATGAAGATATGCCTGTTGCCATTGATATCGAAGGAAAAGGACTAAGTAAACAGTCAACGATTGATTTTTATGTCACAATAGAAAACAAACAGTAA
- a CDS encoding DUF2187 domain-containing protein — translation MDTQEKVFFKWQGSNYEGVIEKEYDNSVLIDVNNPDEELKEKYLGRIVISKKDIKQK, via the coding sequence ATGGATACTCAAGAAAAAGTGTTCTTTAAATGGCAAGGAAGTAACTATGAAGGTGTCATTGAAAAAGAATACGACAATTCAGTTTTAATCGATGTAAATAATCCAGATGAAGAATTAAAAGAAAAATATTTAGGTAGAATTGTTATTAGTAAAAAAGATATTAAACAAAAATAA